In Oryza brachyantha chromosome 2, ObraRS2, whole genome shotgun sequence, a single window of DNA contains:
- the LOC102709058 gene encoding transcription factor MYB41-like produces the protein MGRSPCCDENGLKKGPWTTEEDEKLMEYIEKNGHGSWRALPKLAGLNRCGKSCRLRWTNYLRPDIKRGKFNSAEKDTILQLHAALGNKWSAIAKHLPGRTDNEIKNYWNTHLKKDLIQKGIDPTTHQPRTDFFAALPQLIALANLRQLVGQLPWDDPAAAAAGLQQAEAAQAAKFGQYLQALLQLPPSAATSPGSGSIGGAMPAGDMEQMGAGLLSPPARTSSSALSPLPSPMSTSSLSPLPSPMSSTAFSPFPSSFMGSINVGRGSFVAGEFPTIQMHTSSVFDQPAAIVNDVNQNQDYAANSGERGINGAPKTMLLSEDSLPPLADYPVISNLGDVCTTPSCDGNITELPVFPDAFLNALMRDCAPSSSS, from the exons ATGGGGAGGTCTCCTTGCTGCGACGAGAACGGCCTCAAGAAGGGCCCATGGACGACGGAGGAAGACGAGAAGCTCATGGAGTACATCGAGAAGAACGGCCATGGGAGCTGGAGAGCACTTCCTAAGCTTGCAG GGTTGAACAGGTGTGGCAAGAGCTGCAGGCTAAGATGGACGAACTACCTGAGGCCAGACATCAAGAGAGGAAAGTTCAACTCTGCCGAAAAGGATACCATCCTCCAGCTCCACGCCGCTCTTGGCAACAA GTGGTCAGCCATTGCTAAGCATCTCCCAGGGAGGACTGACAATGAGATCAAGAATTACTGGAACACGCACCTGAAGAAGGATCTGATCCAGAAGGGAATCGACCCGACGACGCACCAGCCGAGGACCGACTTcttcgccgcgctgccgcagCTCATCGCACTCGCCAACCTCCGCCAGCTCGTGGGTCAGCTACCGTGGGATgacccggccgccgcggccgccgggcTACAGCAAGCcgaggcggcgcaggcggcgaaGTTCGGCCAGTACCTGCAGGCGCTGCTCCAGcttccgccgtccgccgcgacTAGCCCCGGATCCGGCAGCATCGGCGGCGCCATGCCGGCGGGCGACATGGAGCAGATGGGCGCGGGCCTGCTTAGCCCGCCGGCCAGGACGTCGTCCTCGGCCTTGTCCCCGTTGCCTTCGCCGATGTCGACATCGTCCTTGTCCccgttgccgtcgccgatgTCGTCCACGGCCTTCTCCCCGTTTCCTTCGAGCTTCATGGGCTCTATCAATGTCGGCCGTGGCTCATTCGTCGCTGGCGAATTTCCCACCATCCAAATGCATACCAGCTCGGTGTTCGACCAGCCGGCCGCCATCGTCAACGACGTCAACCAAAACCAAGATTACGCGGCAAACAGCGGCGAGAGGGGGATCAATGGAGCCCCGAAGACGATGCTGCTGTCGGAggactcgctgccgccgctcgccgactACCCGGTCATCTCCAACCTCGGCGACGTTTGCACCACCCCAAGCTGTGATGGCAACATCACTGAACTCCCCGTCTTCCCTGACGCTTTTCTCAACGCGTTGATGAGAGACTGTGCCCCCTCTTCTTCATCTTAA
- the LOC102709813 gene encoding outer envelope protein 64, mitochondrial-like, with amino-acid sequence MDSSARSGAGGTGGYSSTRLWIVAGVAVAGVIVLVEAARRSRRWLRARSDVPPDFGAFCERHELVPAPQPPPPAARQLLSGLTFAASDSFDIEGCVAGFGNPDWKRTHKAATRTAVAVTMLRKQGGTYVGSTVMDELGFGVTGGNLHYGTPINPASPSLFPGGSCSGSAVAVSAQLVDFALGTDTTGDVRIPACFCGVLCFKSSHGVVSTLGTIPNSQSLDAIGWFARDPSVLHRVGDVLLPAATGGLIQTKQLFFADDCFQLLKVPNEKTINVIENAIHTLPGYQPPKHINIGQYISSHVPSLKDFCEPTMKMLEGMSALKALSTVMLLLHRYEFKTNHEDWVNTVKPKLGLDISTRVLQAVNFTSDNIKSLYIVRNELRAALKNLLKDTGILVLPTTAGYPLKRNAKQRFSSGFEDRICAFAGIATLSGCCQAVIPLGNHDDHPISLSFVAAHGSDKFLLRNVLYMYSSIREQVVLASQLVTAPVINRDADFGAAELLKEKGNSAFKGRQWSKAVEFYSDAIKLNDTNATYYCNRAAAYLELGRYKQAEADCDQALLLDKKNVKAYLRRGIAREAVLNNQEALQDIRRALALEPQNKSGLLAERRLQKKLRCQLSHCHSLEPWNSFLFFFPLLSLALAVRMDTLQQRRNQLRMPMDPLASFAASFFSALSPPSAAAAAAAGDRSTVLLLPLPVAAARVLAVLRRLLLLATQSFISLFFMFLSVLSPPPPPALAPTLPRADPGCPAAATCVGRALAHVLSVASRLPVASRKYELVRALAERLVDDNVRAGGARVGAVNRAALSGAFARTLRQLDAAAGGEWPGMELAVRAVRSGMRWWRPTATALDEGFGGPHAEKLAAELLWLGQKMAECGAAREAAAQFGAASRLGSRALVADPTLQVALLRLAVFLFKHANSREFELCPGGNEEKGAIAEQRVSLLRSWLPLLCRGSNGTDAPVLSCKERTEMVAVLDDLIGKLPWEQQEEVLALWLHHFAACPDTDWPNLESCYTRWYAESRRLLE; translated from the exons ATGGACTCCTCGGCGCGATCGGGCGCCGGGGGCACCGGCGGATACTCCAGCACTCGCCTATGGATCGTGGCAGGCGTCGCTGTGGCCGGCGTCATCGTCCTCGTGGAGGCCGCGCGGCGCAGCCGCCGGTGGCTGCGGGCGAGGTCCGATGTTCCCCCCGATTTCGGCGCCTTCTGCGAACGCCACGAGCTCGTTCCGGCGCCGcagcctccgcctcccgccgcgcGCCAGCTACTCTCGGGCCTCACATTCGCGGCCAGCGACAG CTTCGACATCGAGGGCTGTGTTGCTGGGTTTGGGAATCCGGACTGGAAGAGAACTCACAAGGCAGCCACGCGCACGGCGGTTGCTGTCACGATGCTGCGGAAGCAGGGGGGCACCTACGTCGGTAGCACAGTAATGGATGAACTCGGATTTGG TGTTACTGGAGGAAATTTACACTATGGAACACCAATCAACCCAGCATCTCCATCACTGTTCCCTGGTGGATCATGCAGTGGCTCTGCTGTGGCAGTTTCTGCACAACTTGTCGACTTTGCTCTTG GTACTGATACAACTGGTGATGTAAGAATTCCAGCATGTTTCTGCGGTGTACTTTGTTTCAAGTCCTCTCATGGGGTTGTATCTACTCTTGGCACCATTCCAAACTCTCAAAGTTTAGATGCAATTG GATGGTTTGCACGAGATCCAAGTGTTTTGCATCGTGTTGGAGATGTTCTTTTACCGGCTGCTACAGGTGGTCTTATTCAGACAAAGCAGTTATTTTTTGCTGATGATTGCTTTCAGTTGCTGAAGGTCCCCAACGAGAAAACAATAAATGTCATAGAAAATGCTATTCATACATTACCGGGAT ACCAGCCACCTAAGCACATCAATATTGGTCAGTATATCAGTTCACATGTACCTAGCCTGAAGGATTTTTGTGAACCCACTATGAAGATGCTAGAAGGAATGTCAGCCTTGAAAGCACTCTCAACAGTTATGCTGTTATTACATAG ATATGAATTCAAGACAAATCACGAGGATTGGGTTAATACTGTAAAACCCAAGCTTGGCCTTGATATATCTACTCGCGTGCTACAAGCTGTTAATTTCACAAGTGataacatcaaatctttatacATTGTAAGGAATGAATTGCGAGCTGCACTCAAGAATCTTTTAAAG GATACTGGAATTTTAGTTCTGCCAACCACAGCTGGATATCCTTTGAAGAGAAATGCAAAGCAAAGATTCTCATCTGGGTTTGAAGATAGAATATGTGCATTTGCAGGCATCGCTACACTTTCAGGCTGCTGTCAG GCTGTGATTCCCTTAGGAAATCACGATGACCATCCTATATCTCTTTCATTTGTAGCAGCACATGGATCAGACAAATTTCTTCTTCGCAATGTcttgtatatgtattcttcCATCAGAGAACAAGTGGTTTTGGCATCCCAGTTGGTAACTGCACCAGTAATCAATAGAGATGCTGATTTTGGTGCAGCAGAATTGTTGAAAGAAaag GGAAATAGTGCTTTCAAAGGAAGACAATGGAGCAAGGCGGTTGAATTTTATTCTGATGCCATCAAATTGAATGACACAAATGCCACATATTACTGCAATAGAGCAGCTGCATATCTGGAACTTGGCCG TTATAAGCAAGCTGAAGCAGACTGTGACCAGGCCTTACTCTTGGATAAAAAG AATGTTAAAGCATATCTACGACGAGGTATCGCAAGAGAAGCTGTTCTGAATAACCAAGAAGCTCTTCAAG ATATCAGGCGTGCTTTAGCTTTGGAGCCACAGAATAAATCGGGTCTTTTAGCAGAGAGAAGGCTACAGAAAAAACTCAGG TGTCAGTTGTCACACTGTCACTCGTTGGAGCCTTggaattcttttcttttcttttttcctcttctctcGCTGGCTCTGGCTGTGAGAATGGACACGCTGCAGCAGCGCAGGAACCAGCTCCGGATGCCCATGGACCCGCTCGCCTCCTTCGCCGCGAGCTTCTTCTCGGCGCTGTCGCCGCcatcggccgcggcggcggcggcggcgggggatcGCTCCACGGTGCTCCTCCTGCCGCTccccgtcgcggcggcgcgggtccTGGCCGTGCTCCGCAGGCTCCTGCTCCTCGCCACGCAGTCCTTCATCTCCCTCTTCTTCATGTTCCTCAGCGTGctgtccccgccgccgccgcccgcgctcgcgcccACGCTGCCGCGCGCCGACCCGGGGTGCCCCGCGGCGGCCACCTGCGTCGGCCGCGCCCTCGCGCACGTGCTCTCCGTGGCGTCGCGGCTCCCCGTCGCCTCCCGCAAGTACGAGCTCGTGCGGGCGCTCGCGGAGCGGCTTGTTGACGACAACGTGCGCGCCGGCGGGGCGCGGGTCGGGGCCGTGAACCGCGCGGCGCTATCGGGGGCGTTCGCGCGCACGCTGCGGCAgctggacgcggcggcgggaggggagTGGCCAGGGATGGAGCTGGCCGTGCGCGCCGTGCGCTCCGGCATGCGGTGGTGgaggccgaccgccaccgctCTGGACGAGGGGTTCGGCGGGCCCCACGCCGAGAAGCTGGCCGCCGAGCTGCTCTGGCTCGGGCAGAAGATGGCCGAGTGCGGCGCCGCCCGGGAGGCCGCCGCGCAGTTCGGCGCCGCGTCGCGTCTGGGTAGccgcgcgctcgtcgccgaccCGACGCTCCAGGTCGCGTTGCTTCGGCTCGCTG TGTTCCTGTTCAAGCACGCCAACTCGAGGGAATTCGAGCTGTGCCCCGGAGGGAACGAGGAGAAGGGCGCCATCGCCGAGCAGCGGGTATCGCTGCTGCGGTCGTGGCTGCCGCTGCTCTGCCGCGGCAGCAACGGCACGGACGCGCCGGTGCTGAGCTGCAAGGAGAGGACGGAGATGGTGGCCGTGCTGGATGATCTGATCGGGAAGCTGCCCTgggagcagcaggaggaggtcCTGGCGCTGTGGCTGCACCACTTCGCCGCTTGCCCGGACACCGACTGGCCCAACCTCGAGAGCTGCTACACGCGCTGGTACGCCGAGTCGCGCAGGTTGCTCGAGTAG
- the LOC102710376 gene encoding uncharacterized protein LOC102710376: MAPAAAAAGERKLAAALRLLAAGRGSGRVPQVRAPPCESSYLPHRSYSAANTGESGSSTYGWKRSRARRIVSIGVISIAGGVALSALNDLAIFHGCSSKAIKKATENREVVEAIGVPIVRGPWYDASLDVSHRRRSVSCSFPVSGPQGSGIFQFKAIRNGEDGFLSFLRHHDWDILIMEAHLHVPSDDDKQKTLKIDLIGGPDHPSRVSDGKSTPGECKEMES; this comes from the exons atggcgccggcggcggcggcggcgggagagaGAAAGCTCGCCGCAGCACTccgcctgctcgccgccgggcgCGGATCCGGCCGCGTCCCTCAGGTGCGGGCCCCTCCATGCGAGAGCAGTTACCTTCCCCACCG GTCCTACTCCGCGGCGAATACAGGAGAAAGCGGAAGCTCCACTTATGGCTGGAAGAGATCGCGGGCCCGGAGGATCGTGTCTATTGGGGTTATCagcatcgccggcggcgtcgcgctTAGTGCCCTCAACGACCTCGCTATATTCCATGGATGCAGCAG TAAGGCGATTAAGAAGGCTACTGAGAACAGAGAAGTTGTAGAAGCAATTGGGGTGCCTATAGTAAGAGGACCATGGTATGATGCATCTCTTGATGTCAGTCATCGACGGAGATCTGTATCATGCTCATTCCCAGTGTCTGGGCCACAGGGCTCAGGAATTTTTCAATTCAAAGCTATTCGGAATGGAG AAGATGGTTTTCTCTCCTTTCTACGGCATCATGACTGGGACATACTTATCATGGAGGCTCATTTACATGTGCCTTCAGATGACGATAAGCAGAAAACGCTCAAGATAGATCTTATAGGTGGTCCTGATCATCCTAGTAGAGTATCTGATGGTAAGAGCACTCCTGGGGAATGCAAAGAAATGGAGAGTTAA
- the LOC102710094 gene encoding histidine--tRNA ligase, chloroplastic/mitochondrial gives MAASASASLRHHLLLLRRRPRFPLNPSPAFRACSLPRRYQRLFASAPSSSTVEDGYPPSLVEPSDGASVVDVNPPRGTRDFPPEDMRLRTWLFDQFREVSRVMAFEEVDFPVLESEALFIRKAGEEITQQLYNFEDKGGRRVVLRPEITPSLARLVIKQGKSVSLPLKWFTIGQCWRYERMTRGRRREHYQWNMDIFGMPKVRAESELLQAIILLFERLGITSSDVGIRVSSRKVLQAVLNMYSIPEHLFTEVCVIVDKLGKLTRDEIEKELITTGLSSEAVQGIIEVLSLKSLPKLEEVLGSNVEAVADLKKLFSFAEQYGYADWICFDASVVRGLAYYTGIVFEAFDREGKLRAICGGGRYDRLLSTFGSEDMPACGFGFGDAVIVELLKEKGLLPDLSRQIDDIVFPLDEELEGPASSVASSLRRKGRSVDLVEDKRLKWVFKHAERINAGRLILVGKSEWERGMVRVKILSTREEFEVKAGELQ, from the exons AtggccgcctccgcgtcggcgtcgctccgccaccacctcctcctcctccgccgccgcccgcgcttCCCCCTCAACCCCAGCCCCGCCTTCCGCGCCTGCTCCTTACCCCGCCGCTACCAACGGCTCTTCGCCTCTGCCCCATCCTCGTCGACTGTGGAGGATGGCTACCCTCCTTCGCTGGTGGAGCCGTCCGATGGCGCGTCCGTGGTCGACGTCAACCCGCCGCGCGGTACCAGGGATTTCCCCCCGGAGGACATGCGCCTCCGCACCTGGCTCTTCGACCAGTTCAGGGAG GTGTCTCGTGTCATGGCGTTTGAGGAGGTGGACTTCCCAGTGCTCGAGTCCGAGGCGCTTTTCATCCGCAAAGCCGGAGAGGAGATCACGCAGCAG CTTTATAACTTCGAGGATAAAGGAGGGCGCCGTGTTGTTCTGAGGCCAGAAATCACTCCTTCCTTGGCACGCCTAGTGATAAAGCAAGG AAAATCAGTCTCCCTTCCACTGAAATGGTTTACTATAGGACAATGCTGGCGATACGAGCGTATGACAAGAGGAAGACGGCGTGAGCATTATCAATGGAATATGGATATTTTTGGCATGCCTAAAGTCCGA GCAGAGTCTGAGCTTCTTCAAGCTATTATTCTCTTATTTGAACGGCTTGGGATTACATCTTCAGATGTGGGGATTAGAGTGTCCAGTCgaaag GTCCTTCAGGCTGTCTTGAATATGTACTCCATACCAGAACATTTGTTCACTGAAGTCTGTGTGATTGTTGACAAA CTGGGAAAACTGACTAGAGATGAAATTgagaaggaattgattacaaCTGGGCTGTCATCTGAAGCTGTGCAGGGTATCATTGAGGTTCTTTCTCTCAAGTCGCTACCCAAGCTTGAAG AGGTGCTAGGCTCGAATGTTGAAGCTGTTGCTGACTTGAAGAAACTATTCTCATTTGCTGAGCAATATGGTTATGCTGACTGGATCTGTTTTGATGCATCTGTTGTTCGTGGCCTTGCCTACTACACAGGGATTGTTTTTGAG GCTTTTGATAGAGAAGGAAAACTGAGAGCGATTTGTGGTGGGGGAAGGTATGATAGACTACTTTCAACATTTGGGAGTGAAGATATGCCAGCTTGTGGCTTTGGATTTGGAGACGCTGTTATAGTGGAA CTACTGAAAGAGAAGGGTCTGTTACCTGATCTGTCACGCCAAATAGATGACATTGTCTTCCCATTGGATGAGGAGCTCGAAGGGCCAGCATCCAGTGTTGCTTCCTCTCTGCGGAGGAAAGGGAGAAGTGTAGACCTTGTAGAAGACAAGCGTCTCAAATG GGTATTTAAACATGCCGAGAGGATAAATGCTGGTAGGCTGATATTGGTCGGAAAATCCGAGTGGGAGCGAGGTATGGTTCGTGTAAAGATATTATCAACCAGAGAAGAATTTGAGGTCAAGGCTGGCGAACTACAATAA
- the LOC102709534 gene encoding 50S ribosomal protein L29, chloroplastic, whose product MATMSLAAASPLASTPRGLSVSAPRTAFPGLRIGGASLTRFSGLAAGAGAPLLPAGRGDAAVVRMAKREQELEEIRAMPTEKIEEEVVDLKGELFMLRLKRSARQEFKSSEFGRMRKRIARMLTVKREREIEQGINKRLSRKLDRKWKQSIVVRPPPSLRENKEE is encoded by the exons ATGGCGACGATGTCCCTCGCCGCGGCCTCGCCCCTCGCCTCCACTCCGCGCGGGCTCTCCGTCTCCGCGCCCCGCACGGCCTTCCCGGGCCTCCGCATCGGAGGTGCGTCGCTGACGCGGTTCTCCGGActggcggcgggggcgggggcgccgctgctgccagCGGGGAGGGGCGACGCGGCCGTGGTCAGGATGGCGAAGAGGGAGCAGGAGCTGGAGGAGATACGGGCCATGCCGACGGAGAAGATCGAGGAGGAAGTGGTTGACCTCAAGGGGGAGCTCTTCATGCTCCGCCTCAAGCGCTCCGCGCGCCAGGAGTTCAAATCCAGCGAGTTCGGCCGCATGCGCAAGAGG ATTGCTCGTATGCTGACTGTCAAAAGAGAGCGGGAGATTGAACAAGGAATCAATAAGAGATTGTCCAGGAAGCTTGACAGGAAATGGAAACAAAGCATCGTGGTTAGACCACCACCATCTCTAAGGGAGAATAAGGAGGAATAG